One segment of Sphingomonas qomolangmaensis DNA contains the following:
- a CDS encoding SDR family oxidoreductase: MAIALKPLAEQTIVITGASSGIGLATARRAARAGARVVLVARNEDAVREAAEGIILRGGKAAYIALDVADEDAPQRIGALADQRFGGFDTWVNNAAAAMYAELLDTSIEEHRRVFEVGYFALVRASLFAVPRLDERGGGALINIGSVLSERAISLQGAYSAAKHAVLGFTEALRTEVEAAGKPVSITLIKPAGIDTPYPEHARNKIGAPARIPPVVYDPELVAKAICFAAANRKRELTVGGVGLMISGLGNAMPRMTDLVIESFMGRTAQTIDQPAEVGAEDNLFEPRKDGRERSNQDIYVRRQSVTLEAQMRPLAAATVIAGLGAAAYLLTRKPQPPVFAVQATGAHQPDGTDSSASFAAGIADESTIPEAEPSVRTE; this comes from the coding sequence ATGGCCATCGCACTCAAGCCGCTCGCCGAACAGACGATCGTCATCACCGGCGCCTCTTCGGGGATCGGCCTCGCCACCGCGCGTCGTGCGGCCCGTGCGGGCGCGCGGGTCGTGTTGGTCGCGCGAAACGAGGATGCGGTGCGCGAGGCGGCCGAGGGGATCATCCTGCGCGGCGGCAAGGCGGCCTATATCGCGCTCGACGTCGCCGACGAGGATGCGCCGCAGCGAATCGGCGCGCTCGCCGACCAACGCTTCGGCGGCTTCGACACCTGGGTGAACAATGCGGCGGCGGCGATGTATGCCGAACTGCTCGACACCAGCATCGAGGAGCATCGTCGCGTCTTCGAAGTCGGCTATTTCGCGTTGGTGCGGGCGTCGCTGTTCGCGGTGCCCCGGCTCGACGAACGCGGCGGCGGCGCGCTCATCAACATCGGCTCGGTATTGTCCGAACGCGCGATCTCACTGCAGGGCGCGTACAGCGCCGCCAAGCATGCGGTGCTCGGCTTCACCGAAGCGCTGCGCACCGAGGTCGAAGCCGCGGGCAAGCCGGTGTCGATCACGCTCATCAAGCCTGCGGGGATCGACACGCCCTATCCCGAACATGCGCGCAACAAGATCGGCGCGCCGGCTCGCATCCCGCCGGTCGTCTACGATCCCGAACTGGTCGCCAAGGCGATCTGCTTCGCCGCGGCCAACCGCAAGCGCGAACTCACCGTCGGCGGGGTCGGGCTGATGATCTCGGGGCTCGGCAATGCGATGCCGCGCATGACCGATCTGGTGATCGAAAGCTTCATGGGCCGCACCGCGCAAACGATCGACCAGCCTGCCGAAGTCGGTGCCGAGGACAATCTGTTCGAACCACGGAAGGATGGCCGTGAGCGATCGAACCAGGACATTTATGTCCGTCGCCAGAGCGTGACGCTCGAAGCGCAGATGCGTCCGCTGGCGGCTGCGACGGTGATCGCTGGCCTCGGCGCCGCCGCCTATCTGCTCACCCGCAAGCCGCAGCCGCCGGTGTTCGCCGTCCAGGCGACCGGCGCGCACCAGCCCGACGGCACCGACTCGAGCGCGTCGTTCGCAGCCGGGATCGCCGATGAAAGCACAATCCCCGAAGCTGAGCCTTCCGTTCGTACCGAATAG
- a CDS encoding alpha/beta fold hydrolase, translating into MTASITSIHHFTSFDGTKIAWTEVGEGSPVVLIHGYMSDAHTNWVRYGHAAKIAAAGRRVIMPDLRGHGHSDRPHDPAAYPADALAMDGEALIAHLGLTDYDLGGYSLGARTAMRMLARGIVPAPKRVVFAGMGLEGLLDTHRRAGHFRDILDNLGSYERGSPKWMVEAFLKTTKGDPVALRHVIDTFVDSSREQVLAVEQPVLVLAGEEDDDNGSHAELAAMLANATLVEVPGGHMSSVTKPEMGDALAAFLRD; encoded by the coding sequence ATGACGGCTTCGATAACTTCGATCCACCATTTCACCAGCTTCGACGGCACCAAGATCGCCTGGACCGAGGTCGGCGAGGGCAGCCCCGTGGTGCTGATCCACGGCTATATGTCTGACGCGCATACCAATTGGGTGCGCTATGGGCATGCGGCGAAGATCGCCGCGGCGGGGCGGCGGGTGATCATGCCCGACCTTCGCGGGCATGGGCACAGCGATCGGCCGCACGATCCTGCGGCCTATCCCGCCGATGCGCTGGCGATGGATGGCGAGGCGCTGATCGCGCATCTGGGGCTGACCGATTACGACCTGGGTGGCTATTCGCTCGGCGCGCGCACCGCGATGCGGATGCTTGCGCGCGGGATCGTGCCTGCGCCCAAGCGTGTGGTGTTCGCCGGCATGGGGCTCGAAGGGTTGCTCGACACCCATCGCCGCGCCGGGCATTTCCGCGACATCCTCGACAATCTGGGCAGCTATGAACGCGGATCGCCCAAATGGATGGTCGAGGCGTTCCTTAAGACCACCAAGGGCGACCCGGTGGCGCTGCGCCACGTGATCGATACCTTCGTCGATAGCTCGCGCGAGCAGGTGCTGGCGGTCGAGCAGCCGGTGCTGGTGTTGGCGGGCGAGGAGGATGACGACAACGGATCGCATGCCGAACTCGCCGCGATGCTCGCCAACGCGACGTTGGTCGAGGTGCCCGGCGGGCATATGAGTTCGGTGACCAAGCCCGAAATGGGCGATGCGCTGGCGGCGTTCCTGCGCGACTGA
- a CDS encoding AMP nucleosidase — MTQASDIVAELDRLYRASVARLQAALGAYLADGTTPPPHSRSDGSFAYPEIRVRYTGGAERPTPLRSFGRLVTAGDYRISVTKPAMFADYLVEQLTLLIEDYAVEVSAVAGTQEIPFPYVLDPGHALQLDEVSALELARFFPATELAHIGDEIADGLWVSTDETRPLALFDGLRTDFSLARLRHYTGTPPEHVQRYILFTNYHRYVDEFVQWGLGQLNTDSRFTALSGAGGLYIEAGGDPDQIVTDSAWRRHQMPAYHLIAPDGTGITLVNIGVGPSNAKTITDHLAVLRPEAWLMIGHCGGLRPSQRIGDYVLAHAYLRDDHVLDEVLPPAIPVPAIAEVQLALARAAATVSGQSGDDLKRRLRTGTIVTTDDRNWELRFSASALRFSLSRAVGIDMESATIAAQGYRFRVPYGTLLCVSDKPLHGELKLPGQANRFYERAISEHMRIGIEACEELRREGAKLHSRKLRAFNEPPFR, encoded by the coding sequence ATGACACAGGCATCCGACATCGTCGCCGAACTCGATCGGCTCTACCGCGCCTCGGTGGCGCGCCTCCAGGCAGCGCTTGGCGCCTATCTCGCCGACGGCACGACCCCGCCGCCGCACAGCCGCAGCGACGGATCGTTCGCCTATCCCGAAATCCGCGTCCGCTATACCGGCGGTGCCGAACGCCCGACTCCGCTGCGCTCGTTCGGGCGGCTCGTCACCGCGGGCGACTATCGGATCAGCGTCACCAAGCCCGCGATGTTCGCGGACTATCTGGTCGAGCAGCTGACCTTGCTGATCGAGGATTATGCGGTCGAGGTATCGGCGGTCGCGGGCACGCAGGAAATCCCCTTCCCGTACGTGCTCGATCCCGGCCACGCGCTGCAGCTCGACGAAGTCTCGGCGCTCGAACTCGCGCGCTTCTTCCCCGCGACCGAACTCGCGCATATCGGCGACGAGATCGCCGACGGGCTGTGGGTCAGCACCGACGAGACGCGTCCGCTGGCGCTGTTCGACGGACTGCGCACCGACTTCAGCCTCGCGCGGCTGCGGCATTACACCGGCACCCCGCCCGAACATGTCCAGCGCTACATCCTGTTCACCAACTATCACCGCTATGTCGATGAATTCGTCCAATGGGGGCTGGGGCAGCTCAATACCGACAGCCGCTTCACCGCGCTGTCGGGCGCCGGCGGGCTGTATATCGAAGCCGGCGGCGATCCCGACCAGATCGTCACCGACAGCGCGTGGCGGCGGCATCAGATGCCCGCCTACCACCTGATCGCCCCCGACGGCACCGGCATCACGCTGGTCAACATCGGCGTCGGGCCGTCGAACGCCAAGACGATCACCGATCACCTGGCGGTGCTGCGGCCAGAGGCGTGGCTGATGATCGGCCATTGCGGCGGCCTGCGCCCCAGCCAGCGGATCGGCGACTATGTGCTGGCGCACGCCTATCTTCGCGACGATCACGTGCTCGACGAAGTGCTGCCCCCCGCGATCCCGGTGCCCGCGATCGCCGAGGTGCAGCTTGCCCTCGCGCGCGCTGCCGCGACCGTCTCGGGCCAGTCGGGCGACGACCTCAAGCGCCGGCTGCGCACCGGGACGATCGTCACCACCGACGATCGCAACTGGGAGCTTCGCTTCTCGGCCTCGGCACTGCGCTTCTCGCTCAGCCGCGCGGTGGGGATCGACATGGAATCGGCGACGATCGCCGCACAGGGCTATCGCTTCCGCGTACCCTACGGCACCTTGCTGTGCGTCTCGGACAAGCCGCTGCACGGCGAACTCAAGCTGCCGGGCCAGGCCAACCGCTTCTACGAACGCGCGATCAGCGAGCATATGCGGATCGGCATCGAGGCGTGCGAGGAACTACGCCGCGAGGGCGCCAAGCTGCACAGCCGAAAGCTGCGCGCATTCAACGAACCCCCCTTTCGTTGA